A single genomic interval of Streptomyces showdoensis harbors:
- a CDS encoding DUF3043 domain-containing protein translates to MFRSRSKDEKAPTEKVTADLSKQPRDPEAPKGRPTPKRSEAQTQRRRAQSAPLDRKEAAKRQREARRVDMVKQREALASGDERYLPARDKGPVRRFVRDFVDSRFAVAEFFLPMAVVILVLSLFGSKAPQLQTISLVLWAGVIVMIVIDSIGIVFRLRKQLNARFPNESKRGAVAYGLMRTLQMRRLRLPKPQVKRGERP, encoded by the coding sequence GTGTTCCGTAGCCGTTCGAAGGATGAGAAGGCCCCCACCGAGAAGGTGACGGCGGACCTCTCCAAGCAGCCCCGCGACCCCGAGGCCCCCAAGGGCCGCCCGACCCCGAAGCGGAGTGAGGCCCAGACCCAGCGCCGGCGCGCGCAGTCCGCGCCGTTGGACCGCAAGGAAGCCGCCAAGCGGCAGCGCGAGGCGCGCCGTGTGGACATGGTCAAGCAGCGCGAGGCGCTGGCCAGCGGCGACGAGCGTTATCTGCCGGCCCGCGACAAGGGCCCGGTCCGGCGCTTCGTGCGTGACTTCGTCGACTCGCGCTTCGCGGTCGCCGAGTTCTTCCTGCCGATGGCCGTGGTCATCCTCGTGCTGTCGCTGTTCGGCAGCAAGGCGCCCCAGCTGCAGACCATCTCCCTGGTCCTGTGGGCCGGTGTGATCGTGATGATCGTCATCGACTCGATCGGCATCGTGTTCCGGCTGCGCAAGCAGCTGAACGCGCGCTTCCCGAACGAGTCGAAGCGCGGCGCCGTCGCGTACGGCCTGATGCGCACGCTCCAGATGCGCCGGCTGCGGCTGCCGAAGCCGCAGGTCAAGCGCGGAGAGCGGCCCTGA
- a CDS encoding PspA/IM30 family protein, with protein MSGVMKRMGMIFRAKANKALDRAEDPRETLDYSYQKQLELLQKVRRGVADVATSRKRLELQLNQLQGQSAKLEDQGRKALALGREDLAREALSRRAALQQQVSDLEVQHQTLQGEEEKLTLAAQRLQAKVDAFRTKKETIKATYTAAQAQTRIAESFSGISEEMSDVGLAIQRAEDKTAQLQARAGAIDELLASGALDDQSGLGKDDIQAELDRLSGGTDVELELQRMKAELAGGPSAQQQAIEGGAAAPQDQSQQQSHPRFEK; from the coding sequence ATGAGCGGTGTCATGAAGCGTATGGGGATGATCTTCCGCGCGAAGGCAAACAAGGCCCTCGACCGGGCCGAGGATCCGCGCGAGACCCTCGATTACTCGTACCAGAAGCAGCTGGAGCTGCTGCAGAAGGTGCGCCGCGGCGTCGCCGACGTGGCGACGTCCCGCAAGCGGCTCGAACTGCAGCTGAACCAGCTGCAGGGCCAGTCCGCCAAGCTGGAGGACCAGGGCCGCAAGGCGCTGGCCCTCGGCCGCGAGGACCTGGCGCGCGAGGCGCTGTCCCGCCGCGCCGCGCTGCAGCAGCAGGTGAGCGACCTGGAGGTGCAGCACCAGACGCTGCAGGGCGAGGAGGAGAAGCTCACCCTCGCGGCGCAGCGCCTCCAGGCCAAGGTCGACGCCTTCCGCACCAAGAAGGAGACCATCAAGGCGACCTACACGGCGGCCCAGGCGCAGACCCGGATCGCCGAGTCCTTCTCCGGCATCTCGGAGGAGATGAGCGACGTCGGCCTCGCGATCCAGCGGGCCGAGGACAAGACCGCCCAGCTCCAGGCGCGGGCCGGCGCGATCGACGAGCTGCTCGCCTCGGGCGCGCTCGACGACCAGTCGGGCCTGGGCAAGGACGACATCCAGGCGGAGCTCGACCGGCTGTCCGGCGGTACGGACGTCGAGCTGGAGCTCCAGCGCATGAAGGCGGAACTGGCCGGCGGCCCGTCGGCGCAGCAGCAGGCCATCGAGGGCGGCGCCGCCGCCCCGCAGGACCAGTCGCAGCAGCAGTCCCACCCGCGCTTCGAGAAGTAG
- the pspAA gene encoding PspA-associated protein PspAA: MIVRIMGEGQWKLADSHFAELNKLDDELLEEMESGDEEGFRRTLGALLDAVRRLGEPLPDDALEPSELILPDDGASLEEVRAMLSDDGLIPG; encoded by the coding sequence ATGATCGTACGGATCATGGGGGAGGGCCAGTGGAAGCTGGCCGACAGTCACTTCGCCGAGCTGAACAAGCTGGACGACGAGCTTCTGGAAGAGATGGAGTCGGGCGACGAGGAGGGTTTCCGCCGGACCCTCGGCGCCCTCCTCGACGCCGTGCGGCGGCTCGGTGAGCCGCTGCCCGACGACGCCCTGGAACCCTCGGAGCTGATCCTCCCGGACGACGGCGCGAGCCTCGAAGAGGTCCGCGCCATGCTCTCCGACGACGGCCTGATCCCGGGCTGA
- a CDS encoding sensor histidine kinase yields the protein MTTDGTLLARARDRQRTHPLAFDAALAFLVLVAMVISSFTDPHGPDGPTFGTRAPTTEGVVLMVLAAAALVLRRRRPIPVLVVTSGFALLELVADELPSPVAMSAVVALYTVASQTDRPTTWRLGLATMGLLTASAMFFGPTPWYAQENLGVFAWTGMAAAAGDAVRSRRAFVDAIRERAERAERTREEEARRRVAEERLRIARDLHDVVAHHIALVNVQAGVAAHVMDKRPDQAKEALGHVRAASRSALDELRATVGLLRQSGDPEAPTEPVSGLAVLDGLLATFRNAGLPVELARTDAGTALPAAVDLAAYRIIQEALTNVRKHAGAEARAEVSVVRVGRTVEITVLDDGPPLPPPADPADPADPADPAGPADRGGHGLLGMRERVTALGGTLTAAPRYGGGFRVQAILPVNADDGEEA from the coding sequence GTGACGACCGACGGCACCCTCCTCGCCCGGGCCCGGGACCGGCAGCGGACCCATCCGCTCGCCTTCGACGCCGCCCTCGCCTTCCTGGTCCTCGTGGCCATGGTCATCAGCTCCTTCACCGACCCGCACGGCCCCGACGGGCCCACCTTCGGCACCCGCGCGCCCACCACCGAGGGCGTCGTGCTGATGGTGCTCGCGGCCGCCGCCCTGGTCCTCCGGCGCCGCCGGCCCATCCCGGTGCTGGTCGTCACCTCCGGCTTCGCCCTCCTGGAGCTGGTCGCCGACGAACTGCCGTCGCCGGTCGCGATGAGCGCCGTCGTCGCGCTCTACACCGTCGCCTCGCAGACCGACCGCCCCACCACCTGGCGGCTCGGCCTCGCCACCATGGGCCTGCTCACCGCCTCCGCGATGTTCTTCGGCCCCACCCCCTGGTACGCGCAGGAGAACCTGGGCGTCTTCGCCTGGACCGGGATGGCCGCGGCCGCCGGCGACGCGGTGCGCAGCCGCCGGGCCTTCGTGGACGCCATCCGGGAGCGGGCCGAGCGGGCCGAACGCACCCGCGAGGAGGAGGCCCGCCGCCGGGTCGCCGAGGAGCGGCTGCGGATCGCCCGCGACCTCCACGACGTGGTCGCCCACCACATCGCCCTGGTCAACGTGCAGGCCGGGGTCGCCGCGCACGTCATGGACAAGCGCCCCGACCAGGCCAAGGAGGCCCTCGGGCACGTCCGGGCGGCCAGCCGCTCCGCCCTCGACGAGCTGCGCGCCACGGTCGGGCTGCTGCGCCAGTCGGGCGATCCGGAGGCCCCCACCGAACCGGTGTCCGGGCTCGCCGTCCTCGACGGCCTGCTGGCCACCTTCCGCAACGCGGGGCTGCCCGTGGAGCTGGCCCGCACCGACGCGGGGACCGCCCTGCCGGCCGCCGTCGACCTCGCCGCGTACCGGATCATCCAGGAGGCGCTGACCAACGTGCGCAAGCACGCGGGCGCCGAGGCCCGGGCCGAGGTGAGCGTGGTCCGGGTCGGCCGGACCGTGGAGATCACGGTCCTGGACGACGGGCCCCCGCTGCCGCCGCCCGCCGACCCCGCCGACCCCGCCGACCCCGCCGACCCCGCCGGCCCCGCCGACCGCGGCGGGCACGGCCTGCTCGGCATGCGGGAGCGGGTGACCGCGCTCGGCGGCACGCTCACCGCCGCGCCCCGGTACGGGGGCGGCTTCCGGGTGCAGGCGATACTGCCCGTGAACGCCGACGACGGGGAGGAAGCGTGA
- a CDS encoding response regulator — protein sequence MTIRVLLADDQALLRSAFKVLVNSEPDMEVVAEAADGAEAVALARSERADVVLMDIRMPGTDGLAATRMITADPELSAVRIVMLTTFEVDEYVVQSLRAGASGFLGKGAEPEELLGAIRIAAAGEALLSPAATKGLIAKFLAQGGGSEPEDGAGPAYSERLGALTAREREVLVLVAGGHSNDEIAERLDVSPLTVKTHVNRTMAKLGARDRAQLVVTAYESGLVRPRVE from the coding sequence GTGACCATCCGGGTACTGCTCGCCGACGACCAGGCGCTGCTGCGCAGCGCCTTCAAGGTCCTGGTGAACTCCGAGCCGGACATGGAGGTGGTCGCCGAGGCCGCCGACGGGGCCGAGGCGGTGGCGCTGGCCCGTTCGGAGCGGGCCGACGTGGTGCTCATGGACATCCGGATGCCGGGCACGGACGGCCTCGCCGCCACCCGCATGATCACCGCGGACCCGGAGCTGTCCGCCGTACGGATCGTCATGCTGACCACCTTCGAGGTCGACGAGTACGTGGTGCAGTCGCTGCGCGCCGGGGCCTCCGGCTTCCTCGGCAAGGGGGCCGAACCGGAGGAGCTGCTGGGCGCCATCCGGATCGCGGCGGCGGGCGAGGCCCTGCTCTCCCCGGCCGCGACCAAGGGCCTGATCGCCAAGTTCCTGGCACAGGGCGGCGGTTCGGAGCCGGAGGACGGGGCGGGTCCCGCGTACTCCGAACGGCTCGGGGCGCTGACCGCCCGCGAGCGCGAGGTCCTGGTGCTGGTCGCGGGCGGCCACTCCAACGACGAGATCGCCGAGCGGCTCGACGTCAGCCCGCTCACCGTCAAGACCCATGTGAACCGGACCATGGCCAAACTGGGCGCCCGCGACCGGGCCCAGCTGGTGGTCACCGCGTACGAGTCGGGGCTCGTACGTCCAAGGGTGGAGTGA
- a CDS encoding efflux RND transporter permease subunit, with protein sequence MSWLSRFSLKQRALIGLMSIVALVFGAIAIPQLKQQLFPSIEFPMVSVLAPYQGASPDVVEKQVVEPIENSLKAVDGIKGVTSTASEGSAVIMASFDYGDESTKQLVADVQQAVNRARAQLPDSVDPQVIAGSTDDMPTVVLAVSSDKDPQALADQLERTVVPVLEGIDGVGQVSVSGVQDLQVSITPDPRKLAAAGLNTMKLAEAVRNGGATLPAGAFSEDGKSRTVQVGGGFTSLRQIQDLRIKPEQGRAVRLGDVATVEQEESAPVSLTRTNGKPSLAVFATMDQDGSAVGISDAVKDKLPKLRQDLGSGAELTVVSDQGPAVAKSISGLTTEGMLGLVMAVLVILVFLASIRSTLVTAVSIPLSVVLALIVLWTRDLSLNMLTLGALTIAIGRVVDDSIVVLENIKRHLAYGEERETAILTAVREVAGAVTSSTLTTVAVFLPIGLVGGMIGQLFGSFSLTVTAALLASLLVSLTVVPVLSYWFLRAPKGTPEDQEEARRRAEEKENRSRLQRLYVPVLRFATRRRLTSVAIALVVLVVTFGMTPLLKTNFFDQGEQEVLTVRQELAPGTSLTAADEAAKKVEKVLAGTDGVKDYQVTVGSSGFMAAFGGGTGANQATYQVALEDSASYAKIHDSIEGELAKLDGIGDTTISAGAAFGSQDLSVVVKAADPQVLKAAADQVKTAVGQLKDVSDVQSDLSQSVPRISVRPNAKAADAGFDATTLGMIVGQAVHGTPSGKAILDDTERDVLITSAKPATTLAELKALPLGPVKLGDIATVELVAGPVSKTRIDGARAATITATPVGDNTGAVSTALQSKLKELKLPAGATATIGGVSEDQSDAFVNLFLAMLAAIAIVFMLLVATFRSLIQPLILLVSIPFAATGALGLLVLTGTAMGVPALIGMLMLIGIVVTNAIVLIDLINQYRAQGLGVVEAVVEGGRHRLRPILMTALATIFALLPMALGITGQGGFIAQPLAVVVIGGLISSTLLTLLLVPTLYAMVELRKERRAKKKAAKKKAKGDPTINAEQPELSPADATLLDALDL encoded by the coding sequence ATGTCCTGGCTGTCCAGATTCAGCCTCAAGCAACGGGCCCTCATCGGCCTGATGTCCATCGTCGCCCTCGTCTTCGGGGCGATAGCGATCCCGCAGCTGAAGCAGCAGCTGTTCCCGTCGATCGAGTTCCCGATGGTCTCGGTCCTCGCCCCCTACCAGGGCGCCTCTCCCGACGTGGTCGAGAAGCAGGTCGTCGAGCCGATCGAGAACTCCCTGAAGGCCGTCGACGGCATCAAGGGCGTCACCTCGACCGCCTCCGAGGGCAGCGCCGTCATCATGGCCAGCTTCGACTACGGCGACGAGTCGACCAAGCAGCTGGTCGCCGACGTCCAGCAGGCCGTGAACCGGGCCCGCGCCCAGCTCCCCGACTCGGTCGACCCGCAGGTCATCGCCGGTTCCACGGACGACATGCCGACCGTCGTCCTCGCGGTCTCCTCCGACAAGGACCCGCAGGCGCTGGCCGACCAGCTGGAGCGGACCGTGGTCCCCGTCCTGGAGGGCATCGACGGCGTCGGCCAGGTCTCCGTCTCGGGCGTCCAGGACCTCCAGGTCTCCATCACCCCCGACCCGCGCAAGCTGGCCGCGGCCGGCCTGAACACCATGAAGCTGGCCGAGGCCGTCCGCAACGGCGGGGCCACCCTCCCGGCCGGCGCCTTCTCCGAGGACGGCAAGAGCCGCACCGTCCAGGTCGGTGGCGGCTTCACCTCGCTGCGGCAGATCCAGGACCTGCGGATCAAGCCCGAGCAGGGCAGGGCGGTCCGCCTCGGCGACGTGGCCACCGTCGAGCAGGAGGAGTCCGCGCCGGTCTCCCTCACCCGCACCAACGGCAAGCCCAGCCTCGCCGTCTTCGCCACCATGGACCAGGACGGCAGCGCCGTCGGCATCTCCGACGCGGTGAAGGACAAGCTGCCGAAGCTGCGTCAGGACCTCGGCTCCGGCGCCGAGCTGACCGTCGTCTCCGACCAGGGCCCGGCCGTCGCCAAGTCCATCTCCGGCCTCACCACCGAGGGCATGCTCGGTCTGGTCATGGCCGTCCTGGTGATCCTGGTCTTCCTCGCCTCGATCCGCTCCACCCTGGTCACCGCGGTCTCCATCCCGCTCTCGGTGGTCCTCGCTCTCATCGTGCTGTGGACCCGTGACCTCTCCCTGAACATGCTCACCCTCGGCGCGCTCACCATCGCCATCGGCCGGGTCGTCGACGACTCGATCGTGGTCCTGGAGAACATCAAGCGTCACCTCGCGTACGGCGAGGAGCGCGAGACCGCGATCCTCACCGCGGTCCGCGAGGTGGCCGGCGCGGTCACCTCCTCCACGCTCACCACGGTCGCCGTCTTCCTGCCGATCGGCCTGGTCGGCGGCATGATCGGGCAGCTGTTCGGCTCGTTCTCGCTGACCGTCACGGCGGCCCTGCTCGCCTCGCTGCTGGTCTCCCTGACCGTCGTCCCGGTCCTGTCGTACTGGTTCCTGCGCGCCCCCAAGGGCACCCCGGAGGACCAGGAGGAGGCGCGGCGCCGGGCCGAGGAGAAGGAGAACCGGAGCCGGCTGCAGCGCCTGTACGTGCCGGTGCTGCGGTTCGCCACCCGGCGCCGTCTCACCAGCGTGGCCATCGCCCTCGTGGTCCTCGTGGTCACCTTCGGCATGACCCCGCTCCTGAAGACCAACTTCTTCGACCAGGGCGAGCAGGAGGTCCTGACCGTCCGCCAGGAGCTGGCGCCCGGCACCAGCCTGACCGCCGCCGACGAGGCCGCGAAGAAGGTCGAGAAGGTCCTGGCGGGCACGGACGGCGTCAAGGACTACCAGGTCACCGTCGGCTCCTCCGGCTTCATGGCGGCCTTCGGCGGCGGCACCGGCGCCAACCAGGCCACCTACCAGGTGGCCCTGGAGGACTCCGCCTCGTACGCGAAGATCCACGACAGCATCGAGGGCGAGCTCGCGAAGCTGGACGGCATCGGCGACACGACCATCTCGGCCGGCGCCGCCTTCGGCAGCCAGGACCTGAGCGTCGTGGTCAAGGCCGCCGACCCGCAGGTCCTCAAGGCCGCCGCCGACCAGGTGAAGACCGCGGTCGGGCAGCTGAAGGACGTCAGCGACGTCCAGAGCGACCTGTCCCAGTCGGTCCCGCGGATCTCGGTCCGGCCGAACGCGAAGGCGGCCGACGCCGGCTTCGACGCCACCACCCTCGGCATGATCGTCGGCCAGGCCGTGCACGGCACCCCGTCCGGCAAGGCGATCCTCGACGACACCGAGCGGGACGTCCTCATCACCTCGGCCAAGCCGGCGACCACGCTCGCCGAGCTGAAGGCCCTGCCGCTCGGCCCGGTGAAGCTGGGTGACATCGCCACCGTCGAGCTGGTGGCGGGCCCGGTCTCCAAGACCCGGATCGACGGCGCCCGGGCGGCGACGATCACCGCCACCCCGGTCGGCGACAACACCGGGGCGGTCAGCACCGCGCTGCAGTCCAAGCTCAAGGAGCTGAAGCTGCCGGCCGGCGCGACGGCGACCATCGGCGGTGTCTCCGAGGACCAGTCCGACGCCTTCGTCAACCTGTTCCTGGCGATGCTCGCGGCCATCGCGATCGTCTTCATGCTGCTGGTCGCGACCTTCCGCTCGCTGATCCAGCCGCTGATCCTGCTGGTCTCCATCCCGTTCGCGGCGACCGGCGCGCTCGGCCTGCTGGTGCTCACCGGCACCGCGATGGGCGTGCCCGCGCTCATCGGCATGCTGATGCTGATCGGCATCGTGGTCACCAACGCGATCGTCCTGATCGACCTGATCAACCAGTACCGGGCGCAGGGCCTGGGCGTCGTCGAAGCGGTGGTCGAGGGCGGCCGGCACCGGCTCCGCCCGATCCTGATGACCGCCCTGGCGACGATCTTCGCCCTGCTCCCGATGGCGCTCGGCATCACCGGCCAGGGCGGCTTCATCGCCCAGCCGCTGGCCGTGGTCGTCATCGGCGGTCTGATCAGCTCGACCCTGCTCACCCTGCTGCTCGTCCCGACGCTCTACGCGATGGTGGAGCTCCGCAAGGAGCGCCGCGCGAAGAAGAAGGCGGCGAAGAAGAAGGCCAAGGGCGACCCGACGATCAACGCGGAGCAGCCGGAGCTCAGCCCGGCGGACGCGACGCTGCTGGACGCCCTGGACCTCTGA
- the nadA gene encoding quinolinate synthase NadA, with protein sequence MRDVTTAQPLDVQPTPLALLLLGREADPKSERGVECPGDLPSPSDPDLVERARAAKEKLGDKVFVLGHHYQRDEVIQFADVTGDSFKLARDAAAKPEAEYIVFCGVHFMAESADILTSDDQKVVLPDLAAGCSMADMATAEQVAECWDVLTEAGIAEQVVPVSYMNSSADIKAFTGKHGGTICTSSNAKKALDWAFEQGEKVLFLPDQHLGRNTAVRDMGMSLDDCVVYNPHKPNGGLTAEQLRDAKMILWRGHCSVHGRFSLESVEDVRARIPGVNVLVHPECKHEVVAAADYVGSTEYIIKALEAAPAGSKWAIGTELNLVRRLANRFAAEDKEIVFLDKTVCFCSTMNRIDLPHLVWTLESLAEGKLVNQIRVDEETESFAKLALERMLALP encoded by the coding sequence GTGCGTGACGTGACCACCGCCCAGCCCCTGGACGTCCAGCCGACGCCGCTCGCCCTGCTGCTCCTCGGCCGCGAGGCCGACCCCAAGAGCGAGCGCGGCGTCGAGTGCCCCGGCGACCTGCCGTCGCCCTCCGACCCGGACCTGGTGGAGCGTGCCCGCGCCGCCAAGGAGAAGCTCGGGGACAAGGTCTTCGTCCTCGGGCACCACTACCAGCGGGACGAGGTCATCCAGTTCGCCGACGTCACCGGTGACTCCTTCAAGCTGGCCCGCGACGCGGCCGCCAAGCCGGAGGCCGAGTACATCGTCTTCTGCGGTGTGCACTTCATGGCCGAGTCGGCCGACATCCTGACCTCGGACGACCAGAAGGTCGTGCTGCCCGACCTGGCCGCCGGCTGCTCGATGGCCGACATGGCCACCGCCGAGCAGGTCGCGGAGTGCTGGGACGTGCTGACCGAGGCCGGCATCGCCGAGCAGGTCGTGCCCGTCTCGTACATGAACTCCTCCGCCGACATCAAGGCCTTCACCGGCAAGCACGGCGGCACCATCTGCACCTCCTCCAACGCGAAGAAGGCCCTGGACTGGGCCTTCGAGCAGGGCGAGAAGGTGCTGTTCCTGCCGGACCAGCACCTGGGCCGCAACACCGCCGTCCGCGACATGGGCATGTCCCTGGACGACTGCGTGGTCTACAACCCGCACAAGCCCAACGGCGGACTGACCGCCGAGCAGCTGCGCGACGCGAAGATGATCCTGTGGCGCGGCCACTGCTCCGTGCACGGGCGCTTCTCGCTGGAGTCGGTCGAGGACGTCCGCGCGCGGATCCCCGGCGTCAACGTGCTGGTCCACCCCGAGTGCAAGCACGAGGTCGTGGCCGCCGCGGACTACGTGGGCTCGACGGAGTACATCATCAAGGCCCTGGAGGCGGCCCCGGCCGGTTCCAAGTGGGCGATCGGCACCGAGCTGAACCTGGTCCGCCGGCTGGCGAACCGGTTCGCCGCCGAGGACAAGGAGATCGTCTTCCTCGACAAGACGGTCTGCTTCTGCTCGACCATGAACCGGATCGACCTGCCGCACCTGGTGTGGACCCTGGAGTCGCTGGCCGAGGGCAAGCTGGTCAACCAGATCCGGGTCGACGAGGAGACCGAGTCCTTCGCCAAGCTGGCGCTGGAGCGGATGCTGGCGCTGCCGTAA
- a CDS encoding HesB/IscA family protein — MSVSDEKTTVSDGILLSDAAAAKVKALLDQEGRDDLALRVAVQPGGCSGLRYQLFFDERSLDGDVVKDFDGVKVVTDRMSAPYLGGASIDFVDTIEKQGFTIDNPNATGSCACGDSFS; from the coding sequence ATGTCCGTATCGGACGAGAAGACCACTGTCAGCGACGGCATCCTCCTGTCCGACGCCGCCGCGGCGAAGGTCAAGGCCCTCCTCGACCAGGAAGGCCGTGACGACCTCGCGCTGCGCGTCGCCGTTCAGCCCGGTGGCTGCTCCGGCCTGCGCTACCAGCTCTTCTTCGACGAGCGCTCGCTCGACGGCGACGTCGTCAAGGACTTCGACGGCGTCAAGGTCGTCACCGACCGCATGAGCGCCCCGTACCTCGGCGGCGCCTCCATCGACTTCGTCGACACCATCGAGAAGCAGGGCTTCACGATCGACAACCCCAACGCCACGGGCTCCTGCGCCTGCGGCGACAGCTTCAGCTAA
- a CDS encoding carbohydrate kinase family protein, with protein sequence MRIAVTGSIATDHLMTFPGRFADQLVADQLHTVSLSFLVDNLDIRRGGVGPNICFGMGQLGGNPVLVGAAGYDFDEYRAWLDRHGVDTGSVRISEVLHTARFVCTTDKDHNQIGSFYTGAMSEARLIELKAVADRVGGLDLVLIGADDPEAMLRHTEECRTREIPFAADFSQQIARMDGEEIRTLLDGATYLFSNEYEKGLIENKTGWTEQEILERVGHRVTTLGSRGVRIERVGEPAIEVGCPEEDAKVDPTGVGDAFRAGFLTGLAWGVGLERAAQVGCMLATLVIETLGTQEYTLRRTNFMDRFAKAYGDEAAAEVKAHLA encoded by the coding sequence GTGCGTATCGCAGTCACCGGCTCCATCGCCACCGACCACCTCATGACCTTCCCGGGCCGGTTCGCCGACCAGCTCGTGGCGGACCAGCTCCACACGGTCTCGTTGTCCTTCCTGGTCGACAACCTCGACATCCGGCGCGGCGGCGTCGGCCCCAACATCTGCTTCGGCATGGGCCAGCTCGGCGGCAACCCGGTCCTCGTCGGCGCCGCCGGGTACGACTTCGACGAGTACCGCGCCTGGCTCGACCGGCACGGCGTCGACACCGGCTCGGTGCGCATCTCCGAGGTCCTGCACACGGCCCGCTTCGTGTGCACCACGGACAAGGACCACAACCAGATCGGCTCCTTCTACACCGGCGCCATGAGCGAGGCCCGGCTGATCGAGCTGAAGGCCGTCGCCGACCGCGTGGGCGGCCTCGACCTGGTCCTGATCGGTGCCGACGACCCCGAGGCGATGCTGCGCCACACGGAGGAGTGCCGGACTCGCGAGATCCCCTTCGCGGCCGACTTCTCGCAGCAGATCGCGCGCATGGACGGCGAGGAGATCCGCACCCTCCTCGACGGGGCCACCTACCTGTTCTCCAACGAGTACGAGAAGGGCCTCATCGAGAACAAGACCGGCTGGACCGAGCAGGAGATCCTGGAGCGCGTCGGCCACCGGGTCACCACCCTCGGCTCCCGCGGCGTGCGCATCGAGCGCGTCGGCGAGCCGGCCATCGAGGTCGGCTGCCCGGAGGAGGACGCCAAGGTCGACCCGACCGGTGTCGGCGACGCCTTCCGCGCCGGCTTCCTCACCGGCCTGGCCTGGGGCGTCGGCCTGGAGCGCGCCGCCCAGGTCGGGTGCATGCTCGCCACCCTGGTGATCGAGACCCTGGGCACCCAGGAGTACACCCTGCGCCGCACCAACTTCATGGACCGCTTCGCCAAGGCCTACGGCGACGAGGCCGCGGCGGAGGTCAAGGCGCACCTCGCCTGA
- a CDS encoding cysteine desulfurase/sulfurtransferase TusA family protein yields MPYFDTASAAPLHPVARQALLASLDEGWADPARLHREGRRARMLLDAAREAAAEAVGCRPDELVFTPSGTRAVHAGISGALAGRRRVGDRLVVSAVEHSCVLHAGEAHAAAGGSMAEVPVGRSGAVDPEVFAAALAPGTALACLQSANHEVGTEQPVAEVAEACRAAGVPLLVDAAQSLGWGPVPQGWSLLAASAHKWGGPAGVGLLAVRKGVRFAPQGPADERESGRAPGFENLPAIVAAAASLRAVRAEAAAEAARLRALVDRIRARVPELVPDVEVVGDPVRRLPHLVTFSCLYVDGETLLHELDREGFSVSSGSSCTSSTLTPSHVLRAMGVLSEGNVRISLPSGTSEEDVDRFLAVLPGVVASVRDRLGAPESPAAAPGAAGTLVVDALGKRCPIPVIELAKVFGSVPVGGTVTVLSDDEAARLDIPAWCEMRGQEYVGEEPSPKGGTAYVVRRVS; encoded by the coding sequence ATGCCGTACTTCGACACCGCTTCCGCCGCCCCGCTGCACCCCGTCGCACGCCAGGCGCTGCTTGCCTCCCTGGACGAGGGGTGGGCCGATCCGGCCCGGCTGCACCGGGAGGGGCGGCGGGCCCGGATGCTGCTGGACGCGGCGCGGGAGGCCGCGGCGGAGGCGGTGGGGTGCCGTCCGGACGAGCTGGTCTTCACTCCTTCGGGGACGCGCGCGGTTCACGCGGGAATCTCCGGGGCGCTCGCCGGGCGTCGGCGTGTCGGGGACCGCCTGGTGGTCTCGGCGGTCGAGCACTCCTGCGTGCTGCACGCGGGAGAGGCCCACGCGGCGGCCGGCGGCTCGATGGCCGAGGTGCCGGTGGGCCGCTCGGGCGCGGTGGACCCGGAGGTCTTCGCGGCGGCGCTCGCCCCGGGTACGGCGCTGGCCTGTCTGCAGTCCGCCAACCACGAGGTGGGCACCGAGCAGCCGGTGGCCGAGGTCGCGGAGGCCTGCCGGGCGGCCGGGGTCCCGCTGCTCGTGGACGCGGCCCAGTCGCTGGGCTGGGGGCCGGTCCCGCAGGGCTGGTCGCTGCTGGCGGCGAGCGCGCACAAGTGGGGCGGCCCGGCGGGGGTCGGGCTGCTCGCCGTGCGCAAGGGGGTCAGGTTCGCCCCGCAGGGTCCGGCCGACGAGCGGGAGTCGGGACGGGCGCCCGGCTTCGAGAACCTGCCGGCGATCGTGGCCGCGGCGGCCTCGCTGCGGGCGGTGCGGGCGGAGGCGGCGGCCGAGGCGGCGCGGCTGCGGGCCCTGGTGGACCGGATCCGGGCCCGGGTGCCGGAGCTGGTGCCGGACGTGGAGGTGGTGGGCGATCCGGTGCGGCGGCTGCCGCATCTGGTCACCTTCTCCTGTCTCTATGTCGACGGGGAGACGCTGCTGCACGAGCTGGACCGCGAGGGTTTCTCCGTTTCGTCCGGTTCCTCGTGTACGAGTTCCACGCTGACGCCCAGCCATGTGCTGCGGGCGATGGGGGTGCTGAGCGAGGGCAACGTCCGGATCTCGCTCCCCTCGGGCACCTCGGAGGAGGACGTGGACCGGTTCCTGGCGGTGCTGCCGGGCGTGGTCGCCTCCGTGCGGGACCGGCTCGGGGCCCCGGAGTCCCCGGCTGCGGCCCCCGGCGCGGCCGGCACGCTGGTGGTCGACGCCCTCGGCAAGCGCTGCCCGATCCCGGTGATCGAGCTGGCGAAGGTCTTCGGCTCGGTCCCGGTGGGCGGCACGGTGACCGTCCTGTCGGACGACGAGGCGGCCCGGCTGGACATCCCGGCCTGGTGCGAGATGCGCGGGCAGGAGTACGTGGGCGAGGAGCCCTCGCCGAAGGGCGGCACGGCGTACGTGGTGCGGCGGGTGTCCTGA